CTTTTTCTCGTTGAAGCTGCGCGAAGACAGGCGGCACCCCAGCGTGGGCCGGGCAAACCCCAAACGGAAGAAGGGGAGGTGAGAGGTGGAGGAGGCCTTGCGCACCGTGGCGGAGCATGTGGCCCTTACGGCGGAAGCCTTCGCCGTCTTCTTCATCATCCTGGGATTCGCCCAAGCCGTCCACACGTTCGTGCGCAAGGGCCTCCTGCGCAAGCGCACCCACCGTGCGCTGGTGGAGGCGCGAAACGAGCTCGGGCACATGCTCTCGCTCAGCCTCGAGTTTCTGATCGGGGCCGACGTCCTGCTTACGGCCATTTCCCCAGGTTGGGAAGAGATCGGGAAACTCGCGGCCATCGTGGGCATCCGCACGGTCCTCAACTTCTTCCTGATCCAGGAGCTGCGGGTTCTTGGAGGAAAGGGCGGCAGGGAGGTGGTGCGTCCTCGAAGGAACTTGACGGTCAGGCTGCGGCGGCGGGGGTGTCTGGAGGAGGAGCCGGGAGCGACCGGGGCCACGCGCTGATGACGGCCTTGACGAGGGTGGCCAGGGGGATCGCGAAGAAGACGCCCCAAAGGCCCCACACCCCGCCGAAGAAGAGCACGGCGACGATGATGGCGATGGGATGGAGGTTGACCGCCTCCGAAAAGAGCCACGGCACCAGGAGGTTGGCGTCGAGGGCCTGGATCACCAGGTAGGTGGCGGTCAGGTATCCCAGGTTTGCGCTCCACCCCCATTGGAAGAAGGCGATCAGGAGCACCGGCACGGTGACCGCCACGGCGCCCACGTAGGGCACGATGACCGAGAGCCCCACCAGCGCTCCCAGGAGCATCGCGTAGTTCAGCCCGAACACCCCGAATGCCGCGTAAGTCACAACCCCCACGATCAGGATCTCCGCAAACTTTCCCCGCACGTAGTTCCCGATCTGCAGGTCCATCTCCTTCCAGATTCGGGTGGCGATCCCGCGCTCCTGGGGGAGGTAGTTCACCAGCCAGCCCAGGATCTGGTCCTTGTCCTTGAGGAAGAAGAAGACCAGCACCGGCAGGAGTACCAGGTACACGATCGTGGTGAAGAGGTGGGAGAGGGAGGCCAGGGAGACCGAGAGGAGGGTCTGCCCGAGACGGGTGACGTTCGCGCGCACCCCGGCAAAGAGTTCGGCGACCTGGGCCTCGGTCACGAAGTTGGGGTAGCGCTCCGGGAGAAGGAGCAGGGCGCGCTGGCCCCTGGCGATCATGTTGGGGAGTTCCTGCACGAGTTGGGTGATCTGCTGCGACAGCAGCGGTGCGAGACCCAGGGTGAGAAACAGCAGGAACGCGAGAAAGATCGAGAAGACGAAGAGGACGGCCGGCAGCCGGGGAATCCTGTGGCGCACCAGAAAGGCCACCGGCGCCTCGAGCAGATAGGCGATGACCACGCTGGCGAGCACCGGGGCGAGCATCCGCCCCAGGAGCAGCACCACGGCGAACCCCAATACCAGCAAGACAGCAAGGATGACTGCCTCGGGGTGCGAGAAGTATTTGCGGATCCAGCGGCGCAGCGTGGGATTCGTCACGTCGCGGGTCCTCCAAGCGCTTCGGTTCCCTTTCCCTCGCCGCGTCCCGGGGAGGGCCCTACGGGAGCGCCGCCGGACCCCGGGCCCGCCGGCAGGCGAAGGCGAACCCGGTTAGCATGCGGGACGCGGGGGTTTGGGTCAAGGCGCCGCCATCGCCTGGATCTAACGCCTCGATGGAGAGCAGGGCTCGGGAGCCCCTCCGCTGCGCCGCGCGATCCGCGCGAACTGGAAAGGGCAGGCCCGGCGGACTCCCCGCAAATCCGATGTGCCGAGCGTCATCCCTTTCGTGAGCGTGGTACGCAACGGCCAGAATCCACCGCCTAATCTAGGGGCGGGGTCCGGGAGCCCCGGAGCGTGGTCCCGTACCGCATCGACTGATCCGCCGCAGTCCATGGAAACCGGTGAGGCCAGGCGCACCGGTTGCGCGAGGGACCCCTCCTCCAATTGCCGCGGATTGCGGGGCGGAGCGCAGGGGCTCCCGGACCCCGCTTACCACCCAGGCGGTGGATCGAGGACGGCGTTTCCTGTGTCGCGCGCTCGCCGATTGTGGTACAAAGGCCGGCTTCCCCCCGCTCCACCTTCACGAGGACTTCATGGCCGGCCTCCCCTTTCGCAACATCGCGATCATCGCCCACGTGGATCACGGAAAGACCACCCTGGTGGACGCCATGCTTTGGCAGAGCGGCACCTTTCGCGAGAACCAGAAGGTGCAGGAACGAATCATGGACTCCAACGCCCTGGAGCGGGAGCGGGGGATCACCATCCTGGCGAAGAACACCTCCGTCCGTTACGGCGACGTGAAGATCAACATCGTCGATACCCCCGGACACGCCGACTTCGGGGGCGAGGTGGAGCGGACGCTGCGCATGGTGGACGGGGTGCTCCTGCTGGTGGACGCCGCGGAAGGGCCCCTGCCCCAGACCCGCTTCGTGCTCAAGAAGGCCCTGGAGATGGGCCTCGCCCCGATTCTGATCATCAACAAGATCGACCGGTCCGATGCCCGCGCCGCCGAGGTCCTGAACGAAGTCTACGACCTCTTCATCGATCTGGACGCCACCGAAGACCAGCTCGACTTCCCCGTCTTCTACACCGACGCCCGCAAGGGGATCGCCCGGCGCTCCCTGGGCGACGAGTCCTCGAATCTGCGCCCCCTCTTCGAGGAGATCGTCACGTCTCTTCCGGCCCCCAAGGGAGACCCGGAAGCGCCCCTCCAGTTCCTCGTGACGAACCTCGACTACAGCGACTACCTGGGGCGGCTGGCCGTGGGGCGGATCTTCAACGGCCGACTGAGGGTAGGGGGAGGACTGGGCCTGGCGACCCGTGACGGGGTGGTGCCCGTCAAGGTGAGCACGGTCTACACCCACGAGGGGCTCAAACGGGTGGACGTGGAGGAGGCCGTCGCGGGCGATATCGTGGCCGTGGCGGGCCTGGAGGAGGTTTCCATCGGGGACACCCTGGTCCACCTGGACCGTCCGACTCCCATGCGACGCATCGTCGTGGACGAGCCCACCCTGGCGATGGTCTTTTCGGTCAATACCTCTCCCTTCGGCGGACGCGAAGGGGACTATGTCACCTCCCGGCAGATCCGAGGCCGGCTGGAGAAGGAAGCCCTGCACAACGTGGGGATCGGCGTGGACCTCTCCCAGCCCGACGCCTTCCAGGTGATGGGCCGGGGGGAGCTGCAACTGGCGGTCCTCATCGAGACCATGCGCCGGGAGGGATACGAGCTGAGCGTGTCCAAACCCGAAATCCTTACCAAGGACATCGGCGGCACCGTGCACGAGCCCATGGAGTTGGTCGTGGTGGACTGCCCGGACGAGTTCGTCGGCGTCGTCACCCAGAAGCTCGGCACCCGGCGGGGGCGCATGCTCAAGATGACCAATCCGGGTCACGGCCGCGTGCGGATGGAGTTTCGCATTCCCTCGCGGGGGTTGATCGGGTTCCGCTCCGAGTTCCTCACCGATACTCGGGGCACGGGAATCTTGAACCACCTCTTCGACGGGTACGAACCGTGGCAGGGGAGCGTGCCCGGCCGCACCACGGGGGCGCTGGTGGCCGACCGGGGGGGGCGGACCACGACCTACGCCCTGTTCCACCTCCAACCTCGGGGCATCCTCTTCGTGGGGCCCGGGGTGGAGACCTACGAAGGGATGATCGTGGGGGAGAACAGCCGGGAAAACGACCTCGACGTCAACGTGATTCGCGAAAAGAAGCTGACCAACATGCGGGCGTCGGGAGCCGATGAAGCCCTGCGCCTGGTCCCGCCCCGGGAGATGACCCTGGAGCACGCCCTGGAGTGGATCGACGGCGACGAGCTCGTGGAGGTCACGCCGACCCAGATCCGAGTTCGCAAACGGGTTCTCGCTGCCAACCAGCGGCCCAAGAAGAAGCGGGAGTAGGGGCTGGGCGTTGGAACGAGTGGAACACAGAGAAACAGCCGCCGCCCCCGGGCCTCTCGGTGCAGCCCCAGCCGCTTGCTCTCGGAACCGAATTTCTATCCGGCACTTGGCTTTTGCCTGGTGACACACGTTTGAGCCCGGTGTTGCGCCGTTTGAAACACCTTGACAGCGCGGGGGGCCTCTCTTAAGATCGCCGCCTTCGGCCCGCACGGGTAAGGCGGCCCGCTGGGAGCGCCAAACGGTGGTTTCCCTCGGCCAGCCTGCCACCGCGCTCGCCGACGTGCTTCGACCATCCCGGAAGCCGAGGAGGAAGACCAGTCATGAGACGAGTCTGGGTTCTCGCCGCCGTCTGCGCGTGTGTGGTCGCCTGGGAGCCTGAGACCGACGCGGCCCAGGAGTTCGCCGTGCCGCCGCCGCCGTTGAGCGAGGATTACTACCCCTGCTCCCAGTGCCACGCCGACCTCTCCACCGACCCCACTCCCCGGCAGCTCACGGACGAACACACCGACATCGTCTTCGATCACGCCGAGCAGTTCCGCTGGTGCCTCGACTGCCACGACGCACGGGATCGGGACAAGCTCCACCTGCAAAGCGGAGAACGCCTCGACTTTGGCGAGTCCTACCGGCTATGTGGCCAGTGCCACGGCGACAAGTACCGGGACTGGAGGGCGGGAATCCACGGCAAGCGCACAGGGCGGTGGGACGGGGAGAAGCAGTACTTGCTGTGTGCCCACTGCCACGACCCGCACTCCCCCCGGTACGTGCTGCGGGCCGACCCTGCTTGGACCGGGACCTCCGACCGCCAGCCGGAGCCTCCCCCCCAGGTTCCGGGCTCGCAGACCCTCCCGGCTCGAAGGGAAGGGCAGGGGGCGGGGGGCCACTGAGTTTGCCCACGAGCTTCGACCGCCCCGAGGGATGAAGCGCAGCGCGTTCCCCCTCACCCAGGGCCCCTCTTCCATCGCGGGCGAGGGGACTCAAGAGAGCGGATTCTTCAAGGGGGCCACCCCGGGGCAGAGTTGAGGGAGGTCCGGGCCCAGAGGCGAGTCGCGAGGGTCCGGAGGGAGCGGCTCCGAAGGGCCGCGGGTCAACCGGCTGCGCAGGGCGTGTTCCGAGACGCAGCAGCGGCGGGAATCATCGGCGGGCGCGCGGATTGGTGCGAAGGAGAGGATATCGATGTCCGAGAGCAAGAGGCAGGTGACGACGGTCGATGCCCGGCAGGCGAGCCGGCGCAAGTTCCTAAAAGGCCTCGCGGCCGGAGCGGTGGCGGCGAGTGTTCCTGCTCCGGCTCTGGCCCAGGGTGGGCGAGGGTTTCTCGGCTATTCCTCCTGGGCGGAGTACTTCCAGAAGAACTACCTGCTCATGTCCCCAGAGGAAAAGGCGGCCGCCCTGCGCCGGCTGGAGGAGAAGTACAGCGCGAAGTACGGCAGGAAGGTGACGGTCAAGGATACGGGACCGCGGGAGGACGTGCTCTTTGCCTACGCCCTGGACCTGAACAAGTGCGTCGGGTGCCGGCGGTGCGTCTATGGGTGCGTTCGGGAGAACAACCTTCCCCGCGAGGGGGAACAGATCCACTACATCAAGGTTCTCCGGTTCGAGGACGGTGTGATGGACTTCGAGCGGTCCGACCGGTACTACGATCCGAAGGAAGTTCCCGAGGACGGCTACTACTACATGCCGGTGCAGTGTCTACACTGCCGAAACGCTCCCTGCGTGAAGGCCTGCCCCGTAAAGGCCACATGGACGGAGCCCGACGGGCTCGTGGTCGTCGACTACAACTGGTGCATCGGCTGCCGGTACTGCATGGCGGCGTGCCCCTACGAGGGCCGCAATTTCAACTGGCAGGACCCCGTCATCCCCTCCAGCGAGCTCAATCCCGAGACCCACTACCTGGGCAACCGGCCCCGGATGCGGGGCACGGTGGAGAAGTGCACCTTCTGCATCCAGCGTAGCCGCGAGGGGCGTTACCCGGCTTGCGTCGAGGCGTGTCCGGTGGGAGCCCGCAAGTTCGGCAACCTCCTCGATCCCAAGTCGGAAATCCGCTACATCCTGGAGAACAAGAGGGTCTTCCGGATCAAGGAGGAACTCCTCACAGAGCCCAAGTTCTTCTATTTCTTCGGCTAGAGGTGCGCGCGATGAATACTCTGGTGGAGTTTTTCGTCGGGACCTTGGTGCTCGTCTTCCGGGGGGGCCGCAAGTATTACGCTTGGATGGCGTCCCTGGCAGCGGTCGCCCTGGTGGGATTGGGGGCCTGGGTGTACCAGCTCGACCAGGGGCTGTTCGTTACCGGCATGCGCGACCCGGTGAGCTGGGGGCTCTACATCGCCAACTTCACGTTCCTGGTGGGCGTGGCGGCTGCCGCGGTGCTCCTGGTGATCCCCGCCTACATCTACAAGTGGGGGCCGATCAAGGAGATCGTCCTCCTGGGCGAGCTCCTGGCGGTGGCAGCCATCGCCATGTGCCTCATGTTCGTCACCTTCGACCTGGGGCATCCGGAGCGCTTCTGGCACCTGATCCCGGGGTGGGGGATCTTGAACTTCCCCATCTCGATGCTGGCCTGGGACGTGGTGGTCCTCAACGTCTATCTCGCCATCAACCTGGTGGTGCCGGTGTACATCCTCTACAACGCCTACCAGGATCGGGAGCCGAACTACAAGATTCTCTGGCCCCTCATCATCTTGTCCATCCCCGCGGCCGTCTCGATTCACACGGTGACGGCCTTCCTCTACAACGGCTTCCCGAGCCGCCCGTTCTGGAACGCCTCGATCCTCGCGCCCCGGTTCCTGGCTTCGGCCTTCTGCTCGGGACCGAGCTTCATCATCCTGGCGTTCCAGATCATCCGCAGGAATACGGCCATCAAGATCCAGGACCGGGCCATCTTCAAGCTGGGCGAGATCGTGGCCTATGCAATGGGCATCAACCTCTTTCTGCTGATTGCCGAGCTCTTCAAGGAATACTACGGGGGCACGGTCCACATGGCGCCCATGCAGTACCTCTTCCAGGGCCTTCACGGCCACAACGACCTGGTGCCGATCATCTGGACGGCGGTCGTGTTCAACGTCACGGCCTTCGTGCTCTTCCTCGTGCCCAAGACACGGGAGAACTTCGTTACCCTGAACCTGGCGTGCGTGCTCACGTTCATCGGCGTGTGGATCGAGAAGGGGCCGGGCCTCATCCTGCCGGGCTTCGTCCCTTCTCCCCTCGGGGAAATCTGGTCCTACTGGCCGACGACCCCCGAGGTGTTGATTACCTTGGGCATCTGGGCCGTCGGCTTGATGGTCTATACCCTGCTCCTGAAGGTGGCGATACCGATCGAGGTGGGCGAGTTCCGCCAGATCAAGGATCGCTTGCGGGGCATCGCCAGAGAGCGGGTCTGAGGGCCCGGCGGGCGCGTTGCGAGGGGGGTCCCTGTGGAGGGACCCCCTCTTTCGTGGGGGAATGCCGGATCGGCAGCGGGGCTGCGCCTCAGACCGCCGGCGGGCGGTTTGGGGTTGGGGCCCGTTTCGCCTTGAAACCCCTCTCCCGGCTTGACTATGATCGCAGCCTTCGGTCCCGGCCGTTGCAGCGGCAGGGGAGCGGTGCGAGGTTTGCCGCGAGGTCGGCGTCACATTTCGGGGCGAGGAGGGTGGCAATGGGTCACGGGAGGTTTGGGAGACGAGATCAGACGACCCTGCCGCTGGCAGCGGTTCTGGCTCTGGGCCTTGCGGGGTGTGCGACGGCGCCGGCCCCGGGGCCCGCGCCCGTGCCCGCGCCCGCGCCCGCGCCAGCTCCGGGAGTGAGCGTGCCTGCGTCGCCGGCTTCGGTGCTGGACCCGCGGGAGGAGCGGCAGATGACCCGCGACCTCCTGCGCGACGTGGCCGAGTACCACCGACTTCTGCGAGAACGCAACGTCGAGCAGGCGTCGGGCTACGTGCTGCCGGAACAGCGCAAGGCGTTCCAGGACGACCTGTGGGGCCTGGTGGCCCGCTACCGCATCGAGAGCGCCGACGTCGTCAGCCATCAGCTCTTTCCCCAGCCAGACGGGGTCATGGCCAAGGTGAAGGTCAACCGGACGCTCTTCGAGCGCAACTCGGTGGTTCCCCAGCGCTCCGAGATGTGGATGACCTGGCGGCACCAGGGCGACCGCTGGGTCCTCGTCCCGCAACAGCAGAAGTAGTGCAGCAGGGGCCCTCGATTTCGGCCCGGGCCCCGCGGCGGCGCGGTGGGAGGGCATGGGACGGGAATGACGGCACTTCTCGAGCTGTTCGGCCGGATCGTGATCGCGCGGATCGAGGAGGTCGGCCGCGTCTTCCTGTTCCTGTTCGAGACCGCGGTCACGTGTTTTACGCCTCCCCTGCGCTGGCGCCTCCTGTTCCGGCAGATGGAGTTCGTGGGAGTGCGTTCCCTCTCGGTGGTGATCCTCACGGGCACCTTTACCGGGATGGTGCTCGCCCTGCAAAGCTATTACGGCTTTCGGAAGTTCGGCGCCGAGGGCCTGGTGGGAACCACGGTGGCCCTCTCCATGGCCCGGGAGCTCGGACCCGTGCTCACGGGCCTCATGGTCACGGCCCGGGCGGGCTCGGCCATGGCCGCGGAGCTCGGCACCATGCGGGTGACGGAGCAGATCGACGGGCTCTTCGTGATGGCCGTGGATCCGGTGCGTTACCTGGTCGTCCCCCGGATCCTCGCCGCATTCGTCATGCTCCCGGTGCTCACGATCATCAGCGATTTCGTCGGGGTGTTGGGCGGGTATTTCGTCGGCGTGAACCTCCTGGGGATCAACTCCGGCATCTACATCTCCAATACCGTCAAGTACGTGGAGCTCTCCGACATCTACAACGGGCTCGTGAAGGCCGCGTGCTTCGGGTTGATCCTGGCGTCGATCGGCTGCTACAAGGGGTACAACGCGCGGGGAGGCGCCCAGGGCGTGGGCCAGGCCACCACCGAGGCGGTGGTGCTCTCGTCGGTGCTCATCCTCATCAACGACTACTTCCTCACCGCCATGATGTTCTGATGGAACCGGCCATCGTGGAGTTCGTGGACGTCCACAAGTCGTTTCGCAACCAGAAGGTGCTGGACGGACTCAACCTCCGGATCGTCCGGGGCCGCACCACGGTGATCATCGGGCGCAGCGGGGGGGGCAAGAGCGTGACCATCAAGCACATGGTTGGGCTGATCCGCCCCGACCGGGGCAAACTTCTGGTGGACGGGGAGGACGTGCTGACCCTGGGCAAGCGCGAGATGAGCCGGGTGCGCAAGCGCTTCGGGATGCTCTTCCAGGAGGGAGCGCTCTTCGATTCCATGACGGTGGGCGAGAACGTGGCGTTTCCCCTCGTGGAGCACACCAAGCTCGGCGACGAAGAGATCAGGGCCCGGGTGGCGGAGATGCTCCGGGTCGTGGGGTTGCCGGGGATCGAAGAGAAGATGCCCTCGGAGCTCTCGGGCGGCATGCGCAAGCGGGTGGGCCTTGCTCGGGCGCTCATCCGGGAGCCCGAGATCGTGCTCTTCGACGAGCCTACCTCGGGGCTCGACCCCATCATGGCCGACGCCATCGACCGGCTGATCCTGGAGACCCAGAAGGAATCGGGCCGCACCTACGTGGTGATCAGCCACGACATCCGGGCCACGTTCCAGATTGCGCACTACATCGCCATGCTCTACGAGGGCCGGATCATCGCCTACGGCACCCCCGACGAGATCCGGGCCAATTCCAATCCGTTCCTC
This Thermodesulfobacteriota bacterium DNA region includes the following protein-coding sequences:
- a CDS encoding ABC transporter ATP-binding protein, with the protein product MEPAIVEFVDVHKSFRNQKVLDGLNLRIVRGRTTVIIGRSGGGKSVTIKHMVGLIRPDRGKLLVDGEDVLTLGKREMSRVRKRFGMLFQEGALFDSMTVGENVAFPLVEHTKLGDEEIRARVAEMLRVVGLPGIEEKMPSELSGGMRKRVGLARALIREPEIVLFDEPTSGLDPIMADAIDRLILETQKESGRTYVVISHDIRATFQIAHYIAMLYEGRIIAYGTPDEIRANSNPFLVQFLQGSAEGPIRIQ
- a CDS encoding 4Fe-4S dicluster domain-containing protein gives rise to the protein MSESKRQVTTVDARQASRRKFLKGLAAGAVAASVPAPALAQGGRGFLGYSSWAEYFQKNYLLMSPEEKAAALRRLEEKYSAKYGRKVTVKDTGPREDVLFAYALDLNKCVGCRRCVYGCVRENNLPREGEQIHYIKVLRFEDGVMDFERSDRYYDPKEVPEDGYYYMPVQCLHCRNAPCVKACPVKATWTEPDGLVVVDYNWCIGCRYCMAACPYEGRNFNWQDPVIPSSELNPETHYLGNRPRMRGTVEKCTFCIQRSREGRYPACVEACPVGARKFGNLLDPKSEIRYILENKRVFRIKEELLTEPKFFYFFG
- the dsrP gene encoding sulfate reduction electron transfer complex DsrMKJOP subunit DsrP, with product MNTLVEFFVGTLVLVFRGGRKYYAWMASLAAVALVGLGAWVYQLDQGLFVTGMRDPVSWGLYIANFTFLVGVAAAAVLLVIPAYIYKWGPIKEIVLLGELLAVAAIAMCLMFVTFDLGHPERFWHLIPGWGILNFPISMLAWDVVVLNVYLAINLVVPVYILYNAYQDREPNYKILWPLIILSIPAAVSIHTVTAFLYNGFPSRPFWNASILAPRFLASAFCSGPSFIILAFQIIRRNTAIKIQDRAIFKLGEIVAYAMGINLFLLIAELFKEYYGGTVHMAPMQYLFQGLHGHNDLVPIIWTAVVFNVTAFVLFLVPKTRENFVTLNLACVLTFIGVWIEKGPGLILPGFVPSPLGEIWSYWPTTPEVLITLGIWAVGLMVYTLLLKVAIPIEVGEFRQIKDRLRGIARERV
- a CDS encoding AI-2E family transporter gives rise to the protein MTNPTLRRWIRKYFSHPEAVILAVLLVLGFAVVLLLGRMLAPVLASVVIAYLLEAPVAFLVRHRIPRLPAVLFVFSIFLAFLLFLTLGLAPLLSQQITQLVQELPNMIARGQRALLLLPERYPNFVTEAQVAELFAGVRANVTRLGQTLLSVSLASLSHLFTTIVYLVLLPVLVFFFLKDKDQILGWLVNYLPQERGIATRIWKEMDLQIGNYVRGKFAEILIVGVVTYAAFGVFGLNYAMLLGALVGLSVIVPYVGAVAVTVPVLLIAFFQWGWSANLGYLTATYLVIQALDANLLVPWLFSEAVNLHPIAIIVAVLFFGGVWGLWGVFFAIPLATLVKAVISAWPRSLPAPPPDTPAAAA
- a CDS encoding ABC transporter permease; amino-acid sequence: MTALLELFGRIVIARIEEVGRVFLFLFETAVTCFTPPLRWRLLFRQMEFVGVRSLSVVILTGTFTGMVLALQSYYGFRKFGAEGLVGTTVALSMARELGPVLTGLMVTARAGSAMAAELGTMRVTEQIDGLFVMAVDPVRYLVVPRILAAFVMLPVLTIISDFVGVLGGYFVGVNLLGINSGIYISNTVKYVELSDIYNGLVKAACFGLILASIGCYKGYNARGGAQGVGQATTEAVVLSSVLILINDYFLTAMMF
- a CDS encoding DUF1622 domain-containing protein, which produces MEEALRTVAEHVALTAEAFAVFFIILGFAQAVHTFVRKGLLRKRTHRALVEARNELGHMLSLSLEFLIGADVLLTAISPGWEEIGKLAAIVGIRTVLNFFLIQELRVLGGKGGREVVRPRRNLTVRLRRRGCLEEEPGATGATR
- the typA gene encoding translational GTPase TypA, with the translated sequence MAGLPFRNIAIIAHVDHGKTTLVDAMLWQSGTFRENQKVQERIMDSNALERERGITILAKNTSVRYGDVKINIVDTPGHADFGGEVERTLRMVDGVLLLVDAAEGPLPQTRFVLKKALEMGLAPILIINKIDRSDARAAEVLNEVYDLFIDLDATEDQLDFPVFYTDARKGIARRSLGDESSNLRPLFEEIVTSLPAPKGDPEAPLQFLVTNLDYSDYLGRLAVGRIFNGRLRVGGGLGLATRDGVVPVKVSTVYTHEGLKRVDVEEAVAGDIVAVAGLEEVSIGDTLVHLDRPTPMRRIVVDEPTLAMVFSVNTSPFGGREGDYVTSRQIRGRLEKEALHNVGIGVDLSQPDAFQVMGRGELQLAVLIETMRREGYELSVSKPEILTKDIGGTVHEPMELVVVDCPDEFVGVVTQKLGTRRGRMLKMTNPGHGRVRMEFRIPSRGLIGFRSEFLTDTRGTGILNHLFDGYEPWQGSVPGRTTGALVADRGGRTTTYALFHLQPRGILFVGPGVETYEGMIVGENSRENDLDVNVIREKKLTNMRASGADEALRLVPPREMTLEHALEWIDGDELVEVTPTQIRVRKRVLAANQRPKKKRE